A window of the Roseovarius sp. S88 genome harbors these coding sequences:
- a CDS encoding NUDIX domain-containing protein has protein sequence MSYWGRRKAVELAPRMPMILARAHSYVVAERSAPATVRSTLTADRVDIHSDRATHEGYFLTRTYGLTHPTFAGGQSAEVAREVFVATDASIVLPYDPVRDRVLLVEQFRMGPFGRGDPLPWVLEPVAGRVDPGEAPEVTAHRECVEEAGLDLRALEHVSSHYCSPGCSTEVFHCYVGLCDLPDLKTGQCGLETEHEDIRTHVLSFEDALNLTRTGEANIGPLVLLLLWLERERPRLRSLA, from the coding sequence ATGAGCTATTGGGGCCGACGTAAGGCGGTTGAACTGGCTCCTCGCATGCCGATGATCTTGGCGCGGGCGCATTCTTACGTCGTCGCTGAGCGCAGCGCCCCCGCAACGGTTCGAAGCACGCTGACGGCGGACAGGGTAGATATTCACTCAGATCGCGCCACGCATGAGGGCTATTTCCTGACCCGAACCTACGGCCTGACACATCCTACATTTGCAGGGGGCCAAAGCGCCGAAGTCGCGCGTGAAGTGTTTGTGGCAACCGACGCGTCCATTGTACTGCCCTATGACCCCGTGCGCGACCGTGTGCTGCTGGTCGAGCAGTTTCGCATGGGCCCGTTCGGGCGCGGCGATCCTCTGCCTTGGGTACTGGAACCGGTTGCGGGGCGCGTGGATCCCGGTGAAGCGCCGGAGGTCACGGCGCACCGGGAATGTGTTGAAGAGGCGGGATTGGACCTGCGCGCCCTCGAACATGTCTCAAGCCATTATTGTTCACCGGGATGCTCAACCGAAGTTTTCCACTGTTATGTCGGTCTGTGCGATTTGCCGGATTTGAAAACCGGGCAGTGCGGGCTTGAGACCGAGCATGAAGACATCCGCACTCATGTCCTGAGCTTTGAGGATGCGCTGAACCTGACGCGCACCGGAGAGGCCAATATCGGGCCTTTGGTGCTTTTGCTTTTGTGGCTCGAACGTGAACGCCCGCGCCTGCGCTCTCTTGCTTGA
- a CDS encoding aminotransferase class V-fold PLP-dependent enzyme — MKLDTDFVRAQFPAFDEPSLSGQAFFENAGGSYTCGPVIERLERYYRQRKVQPYAPYEASRLAGEEMDEARARLAAMLGVAPDELSFGPSTTQNTYVLAQAFREWLSKGDAIIVTDQDHEANSGPWRRLADAGIEVREWQINPETGLLELEALENLLDESVRLVCFPHCSNIVGAVNPIVEITSAAHAAGAFVCVDGVSYAPHGFVNVGDMGPDIYLFSAYKTYGPHQGIMVIRRELGALLPNQGHWFNADSLYKRFTPAGPDHAQVAASAGMADYYDMLATHHGITGEATDRSAGVHDLMRTHETELLQPLLDYLGDKNSVRLIGPRDAADKAPTVAVELAGPGEEAAAQLAQHGIMTGGGDFYGSRPLQAMGIDLDKGVLRLSFVHYTSQAEVDKLLNALDETL, encoded by the coding sequence ATGAAACTCGATACAGACTTCGTACGGGCCCAGTTTCCCGCCTTTGACGAGCCATCCCTTTCTGGGCAGGCTTTCTTTGAAAATGCTGGCGGGTCATACACCTGCGGGCCGGTGATTGAGCGACTGGAACGCTATTACCGACAGCGCAAAGTCCAGCCTTATGCGCCCTATGAGGCAAGCCGGTTGGCGGGCGAAGAAATGGATGAGGCGCGTGCGCGGCTTGCGGCCATGCTCGGGGTGGCCCCGGATGAGCTGAGCTTCGGGCCGTCCACAACGCAGAACACCTATGTTCTGGCGCAAGCCTTCCGCGAGTGGTTGAGCAAGGGTGACGCGATCATCGTCACCGATCAGGATCACGAAGCCAATTCCGGGCCATGGCGACGATTGGCCGATGCGGGCATCGAGGTGCGTGAATGGCAGATCAATCCCGAGACAGGGCTTTTGGAACTGGAAGCGCTTGAAAACCTACTGGATGAAAGCGTGCGCCTGGTCTGTTTTCCGCATTGTTCCAACATCGTCGGTGCGGTGAACCCAATTGTTGAGATCACCTCAGCAGCACATGCCGCTGGCGCCTTTGTCTGTGTCGATGGCGTCTCTTATGCGCCGCATGGGTTTGTGAATGTGGGCGACATGGGGCCGGATATCTATCTTTTCTCAGCGTACAAAACCTATGGCCCACATCAGGGAATCATGGTTATTCGCCGCGAACTTGGGGCGCTTCTGCCCAATCAAGGACATTGGTTCAACGCCGACAGCCTCTACAAACGGTTCACCCCAGCAGGCCCCGATCACGCCCAAGTGGCGGCGAGCGCGGGGATGGCGGACTACTATGACATGCTGGCCACGCATCACGGGATCACAGGCGAAGCTACAGACCGCTCCGCAGGCGTCCATGACTTGATGCGCACCCATGAAACCGAACTGTTGCAACCTTTGTTGGATTACCTTGGCGACAAGAATTCCGTGCGTCTCATCGGTCCGCGCGATGCAGCCGACAAAGCCCCCACTGTGGCCGTGGAATTGGCCGGACCCGGCGAAGAGGCCGCTGCACAACTGGCACAACACGGCATCATGACCGGCGGTGGAGATTTTTACGGATCACGTCCGCTTCAGGCCATGGGAATTGATCTGGACAAGGGCGTGCTGCGGCTTAGCTTTGTGCACTACACGTCGCAAGCCGAAGTCGACAAGCTTTTGAACGCGTTGGACGAGACACTGTAA
- a CDS encoding cryptochrome/photolyase family protein: MSDTSPTILWLRRDLRLADHPALLAAVKRGGPVIPVFIRDHSVDSLGAAPKWRLGLSLADLAKRLEDMGSQLIFRSGEAMAVLEQLISETGATAVHWSRLYDPDAIARDTLIKGALKQCGVEAESFAGHVLFEPWTVETKTGGFYRVYSPMWRAVRDRTVPEPQAAPSKLPTPESWPETETLDQWAMGAAMKRGAPVCLPHQRVGEEAARDRLDWFIANSIPPYKDDRNMPALDATSGMSENLTYGEISPRQCWHAGQRALDEGGGRGAEHWLKELVWREFAYHLVYHTPEILAGNWKSDWDAFPWNEDEDHPEVVVWKQGRTGEPFVDAAMREMYVTGKMHNRARMIVASYLTKHLMTHWKIGMRWFEDCLTDWDIAANAMGWQWTAGSGPDAAPYFRIFNPETQAEKFDPDGTYRRRWIAEGHENPTKTALSYFDAVPVSWRLSPSASYSDRIVELSEGRNRALQAYEARTF, translated from the coding sequence ATGAGTGACACGTCACCCACCATCTTGTGGCTGCGCCGTGATTTGCGGCTGGCTGATCATCCCGCGCTTTTAGCCGCGGTCAAACGCGGTGGTCCAGTCATCCCGGTGTTCATTCGCGACCATAGTGTGGACTCTTTGGGGGCGGCGCCCAAATGGCGACTGGGTCTCTCTCTGGCGGATTTGGCAAAACGGTTGGAAGACATGGGCAGTCAGCTCATTTTTCGCAGTGGCGAGGCTATGGCTGTGCTGGAGCAACTGATCTCTGAGACCGGTGCAACGGCCGTACATTGGTCGCGGCTTTATGACCCGGATGCCATCGCGCGGGATACGTTGATCAAGGGCGCGCTCAAGCAGTGTGGTGTCGAGGCTGAGAGTTTCGCCGGTCATGTGCTCTTTGAGCCCTGGACGGTTGAGACCAAAACCGGCGGATTTTACCGGGTCTATTCACCTATGTGGCGCGCGGTGCGCGACAGAACCGTGCCAGAGCCTCAGGCCGCTCCGTCAAAACTCCCTACGCCTGAAAGCTGGCCTGAAACGGAAACCTTGGATCAATGGGCAATGGGGGCCGCGATGAAGCGCGGAGCGCCCGTGTGTCTGCCGCATCAACGGGTTGGGGAAGAGGCCGCGCGCGACCGGCTGGACTGGTTCATAGCCAATTCGATCCCGCCTTACAAAGATGATCGCAACATGCCTGCTCTTGATGCGACATCGGGCATGTCCGAAAATCTCACCTATGGCGAGATTTCTCCGCGCCAGTGCTGGCATGCAGGACAGCGAGCCTTGGACGAAGGCGGAGGACGAGGGGCAGAACATTGGCTCAAGGAACTCGTGTGGCGCGAGTTTGCCTACCATCTGGTCTATCACACGCCTGAAATCCTTGCAGGCAACTGGAAATCGGATTGGGACGCGTTTCCCTGGAACGAGGATGAGGATCATCCCGAGGTCGTTGTCTGGAAACAGGGACGCACCGGTGAACCCTTTGTCGATGCGGCGATGCGCGAGATGTATGTGACCGGAAAGATGCACAATCGTGCCCGGATGATCGTGGCAAGTTATCTTACCAAGCATCTGATGACCCATTGGAAAATTGGAATGCGCTGGTTTGAGGATTGCCTGACGGATTGGGATATTGCCGCCAATGCGATGGGCTGGCAGTGGACGGCTGGTTCGGGTCCGGATGCAGCGCCTTACTTTCGAATCTTCAATCCCGAAACACAGGCTGAGAAATTCGATCCTGACGGCACCTACCGCCGTCGTTGGATCGCCGAAGGTCACGAAAACCCCACCAAAACCGCGCTAAGTTATTTCGACGCAGTCCCCGTGAGTTGGCGTTTGAGTCCGTCAGCATCCTATTCGGATCGCATCGTGGAACTGAGCGAAGGGCGCAACCGCGCGCTACAAGCATATGAGGCCAGAACGTTTTGA
- a CDS encoding cyclopropane-fatty-acyl-phospholipid synthase family protein, protein MILTETSGQRDLPRYFSQMFAVAQRLQHGRLDIGLDDGRVFRVEGAAPGPVARVDIHNDDVFARLVREGYLGFCDAYLDGWWSTPDLQAFMDLVNTDNDDMYNGYPGQKLVELYEKLRFWLQRNTRKQARKNISYHYDLGNDFYALWLDDTMTYSSAIFETGQESLEKAQIAKYASMVDQMGVKPGDHVLEIGCGWGGFAEYAAKERGLKVTGLTISKEQFNYAQERIEKAGLSDQVEFKLQDYRDEQGQYDGIASIEMFEAVGEKYWPVYFDTVRARLKAGANATLQIITVGDHRFEAYKNDVDFIQKYIFPGGMLPSPSALKTQAERAGLTVQRSIEFGESYSQTLRRWHETFNEKWDQVAKLGFDARFQRMWNFYLTSCAGAFLTGNCDVTQITIARPE, encoded by the coding sequence ATGATCCTGACAGAGACCAGCGGTCAGCGCGATCTGCCGCGCTATTTCAGTCAAATGTTTGCCGTAGCGCAGCGATTGCAGCATGGACGGCTGGACATTGGTCTGGACGATGGGCGGGTGTTTCGCGTTGAAGGCGCCGCGCCAGGACCGGTGGCGCGTGTCGATATTCACAATGACGATGTCTTTGCGCGGCTTGTGCGCGAAGGATATCTTGGGTTTTGCGACGCATATCTGGATGGCTGGTGGAGCACGCCGGATTTGCAGGCCTTCATGGATCTCGTGAACACCGACAACGACGACATGTATAACGGCTACCCCGGTCAGAAACTGGTGGAGTTGTATGAAAAGCTGCGCTTCTGGTTACAGCGCAACACCAGGAAACAGGCGCGCAAGAACATCAGCTATCACTATGATCTGGGCAATGATTTCTATGCGCTCTGGCTCGATGACACGATGACTTATTCCAGCGCTATTTTCGAGACAGGTCAGGAAAGTCTTGAGAAGGCGCAGATTGCCAAATACGCCTCGATGGTTGATCAGATGGGAGTGAAACCCGGGGATCACGTGCTTGAAATCGGCTGTGGCTGGGGTGGATTTGCCGAATACGCCGCCAAAGAGCGGGGATTGAAGGTCACAGGGCTGACCATCAGCAAAGAGCAGTTTAACTATGCACAAGAACGCATTGAAAAGGCAGGACTTTCGGATCAAGTCGAATTCAAATTACAGGATTACCGCGACGAGCAGGGGCAATATGACGGTATTGCAAGCATCGAGATGTTCGAAGCGGTGGGCGAGAAATACTGGCCGGTTTATTTCGACACAGTCCGCGCCCGCCTGAAAGCCGGGGCCAATGCCACGCTACAAATCATCACTGTGGGTGACCATCGCTTTGAAGCCTACAAGAATGATGTTGATTTCATTCAAAAATACATTTTTCCCGGTGGCATGCTTCCCAGCCCGTCAGCCTTAAAAACACAAGCTGAACGCGCAGGGCTTACAGTGCAAAGGTCGATTGAATTTGGTGAAAGCTACAGCCAGACCCTGCGGCGCTGGCACGAGACATTCAATGAAAAATGGGATCAGGTGGCGAAATTGGGCTTTGATGCACGATTTCAACGGATGTGGAATTTTTATCTGACCTCTTGTGCGGGTGCGTTCTTAACGGGTAATTGCGATGTGACACAGATCACTATCGCACGGCCGGAGTAA
- a CDS encoding BCCT family transporter translates to MSIKPPFTDVDIKTQDGGFYKDNSLPIALISKSIMVGLVLWALVFPANANGTLGSLNSQLLEVFNQFYIIIVGCFVFFLLAVALMPKTGARVMGPPGEKPEFSNFSWFSMMFGAGLGVGLMVFATAEPLSLWGSNPVVVAGEVTGNTEEAIQSAYRYTFAHYGFHAWAIYVVTGLSLAYYAYTRNMPLTIRSALTPLFGSALNGFLGHVVDVLGVVATILGVSVTIGYGVSQFIDGVYAITGMDWMMNIVEGEAPAPGKVGLIAGLLMIMGMSIISAVSGVGRGVKYLSNLNLVLSVILLLTFVIFGSFTFAMSTYGSAFVDYIINFFSISFSAWGPQSEADFAAAIPEAAQPLAGELFAGATNAWSAWGGSVGFDVFKSGLEGAAAELDDATLAAVYEAGNQGRQFGWQAGWTTFYWAWWIAFSPFVGLFLARISKGRTVREFIIGCVIAPALVCFAWMTILGGTAIDLEMSGAAEGAIVGASNTAKLFVTLGQMLEPGLLSALTIMCVVLIMTFLVTSADSGILVMNTIMSGGSQETGIKHRIIWGLILTAVIGTLIIAAGENNPMDALRNAMIIGALPFTMVMGLMCVALAKALYRDGLREKHGAAEANPAE, encoded by the coding sequence ATGAGTATCAAACCACCGTTCACGGACGTGGACATCAAAACGCAGGATGGAGGCTTTTATAAAGACAACAGCCTGCCTATCGCGCTGATTTCTAAATCAATTATGGTTGGCCTTGTGCTATGGGCTTTGGTCTTTCCTGCCAATGCGAATGGCACTTTGGGAAGTCTGAACAGTCAACTTCTAGAAGTGTTCAACCAGTTCTACATCATCATTGTGGGGTGTTTTGTCTTCTTCTTGCTGGCCGTCGCCCTCATGCCGAAAACTGGCGCACGCGTGATGGGACCACCCGGCGAAAAGCCGGAGTTTTCGAATTTCTCTTGGTTTTCCATGATGTTCGGGGCTGGTCTTGGCGTGGGTTTGATGGTCTTTGCGACGGCTGAACCGCTGAGCCTGTGGGGATCGAACCCGGTCGTCGTCGCAGGAGAGGTTACAGGCAACACCGAAGAAGCGATCCAGTCGGCCTATCGCTACACGTTTGCGCATTACGGCTTTCATGCCTGGGCCATCTACGTGGTGACCGGGCTGAGCCTCGCCTATTACGCCTACACACGCAACATGCCATTGACGATCCGCTCTGCGCTGACCCCGCTCTTTGGGTCTGCGCTAAACGGTTTTCTGGGTCACGTCGTTGATGTGCTGGGTGTTGTGGCCACGATCCTTGGTGTGTCTGTCACGATCGGATATGGCGTGAGCCAGTTCATCGACGGTGTCTATGCCATCACCGGCATGGATTGGATGATGAACATCGTCGAAGGCGAAGCCCCTGCACCGGGCAAAGTCGGCCTGATTGCGGGCTTGCTGATGATCATGGGGATGTCGATCATATCGGCTGTATCAGGCGTTGGGCGCGGGGTGAAGTACCTCTCGAACCTCAATCTGGTCCTCTCGGTGATCTTGCTGCTCACCTTTGTGATCTTCGGCTCTTTCACATTTGCGATGTCGACTTATGGCTCAGCATTTGTTGACTACATCATCAACTTCTTCTCGATTAGTTTCTCCGCTTGGGGACCACAATCTGAAGCAGACTTTGCTGCGGCCATCCCAGAAGCGGCGCAACCGCTGGCCGGTGAGCTTTTTGCCGGGGCCACCAACGCCTGGAGCGCTTGGGGCGGTTCTGTAGGCTTTGACGTCTTCAAGTCGGGCCTTGAAGGTGCTGCGGCGGAACTGGACGATGCCACGCTTGCGGCTGTCTATGAAGCGGGCAACCAAGGGCGTCAGTTTGGATGGCAAGCCGGATGGACCACGTTCTACTGGGCCTGGTGGATCGCGTTCTCGCCTTTTGTGGGCCTCTTCCTGGCGCGCATTTCCAAAGGCCGCACCGTGCGTGAGTTCATCATCGGCTGCGTTATCGCACCGGCGCTGGTCTGCTTTGCCTGGATGACCATTCTGGGCGGCACAGCGATCGACCTTGAAATGAGCGGCGCTGCAGAAGGCGCTATTGTTGGCGCATCCAACACGGCAAAGCTCTTTGTCACGCTGGGCCAGATGCTTGAGCCAGGCCTTCTCTCGGCACTGACGATCATGTGCGTTGTGCTGATCATGACCTTCCTGGTCACATCAGCGGACTCCGGCATCCTTGTGATGAACACCATCATGTCTGGTGGCAGTCAGGAAACAGGCATCAAGCACCGTATCATCTGGGGTCTGATCCTGACGGCGGTGATTGGCACGCTGATCATTGCGGCGGGTGAAAACAATCCGATGGACGCGTTGAGAAACGCCATGATCATCGGTGCGCTGCCCTTTACTATGGTGATGGGTCTGATGTGTGTAGCTCTGGCCAAGGCGCTTTACCGCGATGGGCTTCGTGAGAAGCATGGCGCGGCTGAGGCAAACCCGGCCGAATAA
- a CDS encoding TrgA family protein, with amino-acid sequence MPLTDHMPTTGKAVAAIGLAIIAWYASEMIRPLMPEGTDFGWFNEFNVFLGLLVGWVVIGTRLNRGYLDGISAGLTGVVALIFWALFFQSLNEMLRLALESRYSGPVQGIIAVFEIAVDYGTKILHVPLAILLFGGGAVLGLVSEWIAKRWS; translated from the coding sequence ATGCCTCTTACAGATCACATGCCAACCACGGGCAAGGCGGTTGCCGCCATCGGACTTGCCATCATTGCGTGGTACGCCTCGGAAATGATCCGCCCGCTGATGCCAGAAGGCACAGATTTTGGCTGGTTTAACGAGTTCAACGTGTTTCTTGGGTTGCTTGTGGGATGGGTGGTCATCGGCACGCGCTTAAACCGGGGATACCTTGACGGGATCAGCGCGGGTTTGACCGGTGTGGTCGCACTGATTTTCTGGGCGCTGTTCTTTCAAAGTCTCAACGAAATGCTGCGGCTCGCGCTAGAGAGCCGGTACAGCGGTCCGGTTCAGGGCATCATTGCCGTGTTTGAAATCGCCGTGGACTATGGAACCAAAATTCTCCATGTCCCGCTTGCGATCTTGCTGTTTGGTGGTGGCGCGGTGCTTGGACTTGTCAGCGAATGGATTGCCAAGCGGTGGTCCTGA